The Terriglobus roseus region CTGGCATTCGCAATCCATCGATTCGGTGAACTGCCATTGCAGCGGTTGCTCCGCAAATTAACTGGGTTAAGAAGACGAGATCCGTTGCCTGCTGTCAGCGTGCCATGATGTTGAACTGCTCGCTGGCGTCAGAGTTAACAGGGGGCATTATCATTTCCGTTCCTGTATCAAAAGTTAATCGTGTGACGTCCGCCGAGTTAGGCTAAGGTTTGCCATCATAGGCAATGCGCCAGATGCGGCCCTTGTTGGAATCCGCAACATAGAGAGCACCATCTGGACCCACCGCAACGCCAACCGGACGATAGATAGCCCGCTTGATGTTCTTATCCTCAAGCGATGGACCAGCGAAGCCATCGGCGAAGATCACCGGCGTTCCTGCCTTGCTGCCCTTGAAGGGGACAAAGACGATATCGTAACCAGCGTGGCCTGAGGGATCATCACTATCCGCGGCACCATGCATGGCGAGGAAAG contains the following coding sequences:
- a CDS encoding PQQ-dependent sugar dehydrogenase, which codes for TAPHDGNYATPVAAFFQPRRPAVLDLAFYQAKQFPAMYRGGAFLAMHGAADSDDPSGHAGYDIVFVPFKGSKAGTPVIFADGFAGPSLEDKNIKRAIYRPVGVAVGPDGALYVADSNKGRIWRIAYDGKP